In the genome of Amaranthus tricolor cultivar Red isolate AtriRed21 chromosome 15, ASM2621246v1, whole genome shotgun sequence, one region contains:
- the LOC130801907 gene encoding V-type proton ATPase subunit B 2: protein MGAQNIFDGDDGNLEVGMEYRTVSGVAGPLVILDKVKGPKFQEIVNIRLGDGSTRRGQVLEVDGEKAVVQVFEGTSGIDNKYTTVQFTGEVLKTPVSQDMLGRIFNGSGKPIDNGPPILPEAYLDISGSSINPSERTYPEEMIQTGISTIDVMNSIARGQKIPLFSAAGLPHNEIAAQICRQAGLVKRLEKSENLLEDGEEDNFAIVFAAMGVNMETAQFFKRDFEENGSMERVTLFLNLANDPTIERIITPRIALTTAEYLAYECGKHVLVILTDMSSYADALREVSAAREEVPGRRGYPGYMYTDLATIYERAGRIEGRKGSITQIPILTMPNDDITHPTPDLTGYITEGQIYIDRQLHNRQIYPPINVLPSLSRLMKSAIGEGMTRRDHSDVSNQLYANYAIGKDVQAMKAVVGEEALSSEDLLYLEFLDKFERKFVSQGAYDTRTVFQSLDLAWTLLRIFPRELLHRIPAKTLDQYYSRDASN, encoded by the exons ATGGGTGCTCAGAACATTTTCGATGGCGATGATGGAAACCTTGAAGTTGGAATGG AGTATAGAACAGTCTCAGGAGTTGCAGGGCCACTTGTTATTCTTGACAAAGTTAAG GGACCTAAATTTCAAGAAATCGTCAATATTCGTTTGGGAGATGGGTCAACTCGTAGAGGTCAAGTGTTAGAAGTTGATGGTGAGAAGGCTGTGGTACAG GTTTTTGAAGGAACATCTGGAATTGATAACAAATACACCACCGTTCAGTTCACTGGTGAG GTCTTGAAAACTCCCGTTTCCCAAGACATGCTTGGGCGTATTTTTAATGGATCTGGCAAACCAATTGATAATGGTCCTCCTATTCTTCCTGAGGCTTACTTGGATATATCTG gaagttcaatcaacCCCAGTGAAAGAACTTATCCAGAAGAAATGATTCAGACAGGCATTTCCACAATCGATGTCATGAATTCTATTGCTAGAGGACAAAAGATCCCTCTCTTTTCTGCTGCTGGTCTACCACATAATGAGATTGCTGCACAAATTTGTCGTCAAGCTGGTCTGGTGAAACGTTTAGAGAAGTCTGAAAACCTTTTGGAG GATGGGGAAGAGGACAACTTTGCCATTGTATTTGCAGCAATGGGAGTTAACATGGAAACTGCACAGTTCTTTAAACGTGATTTTGAGGAGAATGGATCTATGGAGAGAGTTACTCTCTTTTTAAATCTG GCCAATGACCCTACAATTGAGCGTATTATTACACCTCGTATTGCCCTTACCACTGCAGAATACCTAGCATATGAATGCGGGAAGCATGTTCTTGTTATCCTGACTGATATGAGCTCTTACGCAGATGCACTTCGTGAG GTATCAGCGGCCCGTGAAGAAGTGCCTGGAAGGCGTGGTTATCCGGGTTACATGTACACTGATCTGGCTACTATCTATGAACGTGCTGGACGTATTGAAGGACGAAAAGGTTCTATCACCCAGATTCCCATTTTAACTATGCCTAATGATG ATATTACGCATCCAACTCCCGATCTTACTGGTTATATTACTGAGGGACAAATCTATATTGACAGACAGCTGCACAATCGTCAG ATATACCCTCCGATTAATGTCCTCCCCTCTCTTTCCCGTCTGATGAAG AGTGCTATTGGTGAAGGCATGACTCGCAGGGATCACTCTGATGTGTCCAATCAG CTGTATGCAAATTATGCAATTGGGAAGGATGTACAGGCCATGAAAGCTGTGGTTGGTGAAGAAGCTCTTTCCTCAGAGGATCTG CTATACTTGGAATTCTTGGACAAATTTGAGAGGAAATTTGTTTCCCAAGGAGCATACGACACCCGTACTGTCTTCCAGTCACTTGATCTAGCATGGACACTCCTCAGGATCTTCCCCCGTGAGCTACTCCACCGTATTCCAGCAAAGACCCTCGACCAGTACTACAGTCGAGATGCTtcaaattga
- the LOC130801906 gene encoding probable methyltransferase PMT21 isoform X1, with amino-acid sequence MGKSSSPRKMKMKDGRSIHHPDKGVKIVPLSFIIILLCGISFYLGGVLIPIKNTIDAKDITDVITKTEHKTKSVVAPLKMKSIFFPECGVDYQDYTPCTDPRRWKKYGYQRLTFLERHCPPIFERKECLVPPPEGYKLPIRWPKSKNECWYRNVPYDWINKQKSNQNWLKKEGEKFLFPGGGTMFPKGVSHYVDLMEDLLPQMKDGSIRTAIDTGCGVASWGGDLLDRGILTVSLAPRDNHEAQVQFALERGIPAILGVISTQRLPFPSNSFDMAHCSRCLIPWTEFGGLYLMEIHRILRPGGFWILSGPPVNYENRWRGWNTTVEAQRSDYEKLQELLTSMCFKLFSKKDDIAVWRKASDNSCYDTKLANPDAYPPKCDDSMEPDAAWYTPLRSCVTVPSAKLKKLGLKSLPKWPERLSFAPDRLSEVPGGSAGTFKHDESKWKVRVKHYKKLVPALGSDKIRNVMDMNTLYGGLAAQLIKDPVWVMNVVSSYGANSLPVVYDRGLIGSYHDWCEPFSTYPRTYDLLHADGLFTAESHRCDMKYVLLEMDRILRPNGFVIIRENSYFVDAISTIAKGMKWECHKEETGYSSENEKILVCQKKLWYSKQFLR; translated from the exons ATGG GTAAATCATCAAGTCCTAGAAAGATGAAAATGAAGGATGGAAGGTCGATTCATCACCCTGATAAAGGGGTGAAGATCGTCCCTTTGTCTTTTATCATTATTCTGTTATGTGGGATATCGTTTTATCTTGGTGGCGTTCTCATTCCTATCAAGAACACCATCGATGCTAAAGATATCACCGATGTCATTACAAAGACAGAACATAAGACGAAATCAGTAGTTGCACCTCTTAAGATGAAGTCTATTTTCTTCCCTGAATGTGGGGTTGATTACCAAGATTATACTCCTTGCACAGATCCTAGG AGATGGAAGAAATATGGATACCAAAGACTTACGTTCTTGGAACGACACTGTCCGCCAATTTTCGAAAGAAAAGAGTGCTTGGTGCCTCCACCTGAAGGGTATAAATTACCAATCAGATGGCCAAAAAGCAAGAATGAATGTTGgtatag AAATGTGCCATATGATTGGATCAACAAGCAGAAGTCTAATCAGAATTGGTTGAAGAAAGAAGGTGAAAAGTTCCTGTTCCCTGGTGGAGGCACTATGTTTCCTAAAGGAGTTAGTCATTATGTAGATCTTATGGAAGACTTGCTACCTCAAATGAAAGACGGATCTATTCGTACTGCTATTGACACTGGTTGTGGG GTTGCTAGCTGGGGAGGTGATTTGTTGGATCGGGGCATTCTAACTGTTTCTCTGGCCCCAAGGGATAACCATGAAGCACAAGTCCAATTTGCCTTGGAACGTGGGATTCCCGCAATTCTAGGAGTCATTTCAACACAACGGCTTCCATTCCCTTCTAATTCATTTGATATGGCTCACTGTTCGAGATGCCTCATTCCCTGGACTGAGTTTG GTGGGTTGTACCTCATGGAAATACACCGTATACTCCGGCCTGGTGGGTTTTGGATTCTCTCAGGACCTCCTGTGAACTATGAGAATCGTTGGAGAGGATGGAATACCACCGTTGAGGCGCAAAGATCAGACTATGAGAAACTACAGGAGTTGCTTACTTCTATGTGCTTTAAGCTGTTCAGTAAAAAGGATGATATTGCAGTGTGGCGCAAGGCCTCAGACAATAGCTGCTACGATACGAAGCTCGCTAATCCCGATGCTTATCCCCCTAAGTGTGATGATAGTATGGAGCCTGATGCAGCTTGGTACACTCCTCTTCGCTCATGCGTGACAGTGCCAAGCGCCAAGCTCAAGAAATTGGGTTTGAAATCTTTGCCCAAGTGGCCCGAGCGTTTGAGTTTTGCACCAGATCGTCTGTCTGAGGTTCCTGGAGGGAGTGCAGGTACCTTTAAGCACGATGAAAGCAAGTGGAAGGTCAGAGTGAAGCATTACAAGAAATTAGTCCCGGCCCTTGGAAGTGACAAAATACGTAATGTTATGGATATGAATACATTGTATGGGGGTCTCGCAGCTCAACTGATTAAGGATCCCGTTTGGGTTATGAATGTGGTATCTTCGTATGGTGCTAACTCATTGCCTGTGGTCTATGATCGGGGCCTCATTGGATCTTATCATGATTG GTGCGAGCCATTCTCTACCTATCCAAGAACATACGATCTTCTCCACGCCGATGGCCTCTTTACTGCTGAAAGCCACAG GTGCGATATGAAGTACGTGCTCTTAGAAATGGATCGAATTCTAAGACCAAATGGGTTCGTTATCATCCGGGAAAATAGCTACTTCGTAGATGCTATTAGTACTATTGCAAAGGGGATGAAATGGGAATGTCACAAGGAAGAAACCGGGTATAGTAGTGAGAATGAAAAGATACTAGTTTGCCAGAAGAAACTGTGGTACTCTAAACAGTTTTTAAGATGA
- the LOC130801906 gene encoding probable methyltransferase PMT21 isoform X2, which translates to MKMKDGRSIHHPDKGVKIVPLSFIIILLCGISFYLGGVLIPIKNTIDAKDITDVITKTEHKTKSVVAPLKMKSIFFPECGVDYQDYTPCTDPRRWKKYGYQRLTFLERHCPPIFERKECLVPPPEGYKLPIRWPKSKNECWYRNVPYDWINKQKSNQNWLKKEGEKFLFPGGGTMFPKGVSHYVDLMEDLLPQMKDGSIRTAIDTGCGVASWGGDLLDRGILTVSLAPRDNHEAQVQFALERGIPAILGVISTQRLPFPSNSFDMAHCSRCLIPWTEFGGLYLMEIHRILRPGGFWILSGPPVNYENRWRGWNTTVEAQRSDYEKLQELLTSMCFKLFSKKDDIAVWRKASDNSCYDTKLANPDAYPPKCDDSMEPDAAWYTPLRSCVTVPSAKLKKLGLKSLPKWPERLSFAPDRLSEVPGGSAGTFKHDESKWKVRVKHYKKLVPALGSDKIRNVMDMNTLYGGLAAQLIKDPVWVMNVVSSYGANSLPVVYDRGLIGSYHDWCEPFSTYPRTYDLLHADGLFTAESHRCDMKYVLLEMDRILRPNGFVIIRENSYFVDAISTIAKGMKWECHKEETGYSSENEKILVCQKKLWYSKQFLR; encoded by the exons ATGAAAATGAAGGATGGAAGGTCGATTCATCACCCTGATAAAGGGGTGAAGATCGTCCCTTTGTCTTTTATCATTATTCTGTTATGTGGGATATCGTTTTATCTTGGTGGCGTTCTCATTCCTATCAAGAACACCATCGATGCTAAAGATATCACCGATGTCATTACAAAGACAGAACATAAGACGAAATCAGTAGTTGCACCTCTTAAGATGAAGTCTATTTTCTTCCCTGAATGTGGGGTTGATTACCAAGATTATACTCCTTGCACAGATCCTAGG AGATGGAAGAAATATGGATACCAAAGACTTACGTTCTTGGAACGACACTGTCCGCCAATTTTCGAAAGAAAAGAGTGCTTGGTGCCTCCACCTGAAGGGTATAAATTACCAATCAGATGGCCAAAAAGCAAGAATGAATGTTGgtatag AAATGTGCCATATGATTGGATCAACAAGCAGAAGTCTAATCAGAATTGGTTGAAGAAAGAAGGTGAAAAGTTCCTGTTCCCTGGTGGAGGCACTATGTTTCCTAAAGGAGTTAGTCATTATGTAGATCTTATGGAAGACTTGCTACCTCAAATGAAAGACGGATCTATTCGTACTGCTATTGACACTGGTTGTGGG GTTGCTAGCTGGGGAGGTGATTTGTTGGATCGGGGCATTCTAACTGTTTCTCTGGCCCCAAGGGATAACCATGAAGCACAAGTCCAATTTGCCTTGGAACGTGGGATTCCCGCAATTCTAGGAGTCATTTCAACACAACGGCTTCCATTCCCTTCTAATTCATTTGATATGGCTCACTGTTCGAGATGCCTCATTCCCTGGACTGAGTTTG GTGGGTTGTACCTCATGGAAATACACCGTATACTCCGGCCTGGTGGGTTTTGGATTCTCTCAGGACCTCCTGTGAACTATGAGAATCGTTGGAGAGGATGGAATACCACCGTTGAGGCGCAAAGATCAGACTATGAGAAACTACAGGAGTTGCTTACTTCTATGTGCTTTAAGCTGTTCAGTAAAAAGGATGATATTGCAGTGTGGCGCAAGGCCTCAGACAATAGCTGCTACGATACGAAGCTCGCTAATCCCGATGCTTATCCCCCTAAGTGTGATGATAGTATGGAGCCTGATGCAGCTTGGTACACTCCTCTTCGCTCATGCGTGACAGTGCCAAGCGCCAAGCTCAAGAAATTGGGTTTGAAATCTTTGCCCAAGTGGCCCGAGCGTTTGAGTTTTGCACCAGATCGTCTGTCTGAGGTTCCTGGAGGGAGTGCAGGTACCTTTAAGCACGATGAAAGCAAGTGGAAGGTCAGAGTGAAGCATTACAAGAAATTAGTCCCGGCCCTTGGAAGTGACAAAATACGTAATGTTATGGATATGAATACATTGTATGGGGGTCTCGCAGCTCAACTGATTAAGGATCCCGTTTGGGTTATGAATGTGGTATCTTCGTATGGTGCTAACTCATTGCCTGTGGTCTATGATCGGGGCCTCATTGGATCTTATCATGATTG GTGCGAGCCATTCTCTACCTATCCAAGAACATACGATCTTCTCCACGCCGATGGCCTCTTTACTGCTGAAAGCCACAG GTGCGATATGAAGTACGTGCTCTTAGAAATGGATCGAATTCTAAGACCAAATGGGTTCGTTATCATCCGGGAAAATAGCTACTTCGTAGATGCTATTAGTACTATTGCAAAGGGGATGAAATGGGAATGTCACAAGGAAGAAACCGGGTATAGTAGTGAGAATGAAAAGATACTAGTTTGCCAGAAGAAACTGTGGTACTCTAAACAGTTTTTAAGATGA
- the LOC130801257 gene encoding uncharacterized protein LOC130801257 — MDFFLNRMREKASDCPFEEQDIQQCPFLRNITKPTNLSFSPVNLPAPLAGAKGPIFEDGPNFDLAFNLFHGKDGVVPLTNRPNLHGDNYFESESAPKFNPLAAKAASISLSSFGLGGPFGFNFFSDKLKKQRQETESLGEKKNHSQKQNSSGHEAISNEWLQTGNCPIAKSYRAVSHVLPLVAKALQPPSGMKLRCPPTVVAARAALARTAFVKNLRPQPLPAKVLCIAALGMASNIPLGIWREHTQKFSLSWFIAVHAAVPFIAMLRKSVRMPKAAMALTIGASILGQVIGSRAERIRMKIVSETHISASQKAGNEDSTNYNSDSIESFAKFHCGNQQMMSVTLSSKRVNADSPGTRGNVCF, encoded by the exons ATGGACTTTTTTCTAAACAGAATGAGGGAGAAGGCATCTGATTGCCCCTTTGAAGAGCAAGATATCCAGCAATGTCCTTTCTTGAGGAACATTACGAAACCGACAAACTTGTCATTCTCACCTGTGAATCTTCCTGCTCCA TTAGCTGGAGCTAAAGGTCCCATCTTTGAAGATGGTCCAAATTTCGATTTGGCCTTCAACCTTTTCCATGGCAAGGATGGTGTTGTTCCGCTCACAAACAGGCCAAATCTTCACGgtgataattattttgaatctgAATCTGCCCCAAAGTTCAATCCTTTAGCTGCAAAAGCGGCCAGCATTAGTTTGTCATCATTTGGACTTGGAGGGCCATTTGGTTTCAATTTCTTTTCTGACAAATTGAAGAAACAGAGGCAGGAAACCGAGTCCTTAGGAGAGAAGAAAAATCATTCTCAG AAACAAAATTCATCAGGGCATGAGGCTATCAGCAATGAGTGGCTTCAAACTGGGAATTGCCCAATTGCGAAGTCTTATCGAGCTGTAAgtcacgttcttccccttgttGCTAAGGCTCTACAACCACCCTCTGGTATGAAGCTCCGTTGTCCTCCCACCGTAGTTGCTGCCAGGGCTGCTCTCGCACGGACCGCCTTTGTAAAAAATCTCCGCCCACAACCATTACCTGCTAAGGTGCTATGCATTGCTGCGTTGGGAATGGCATCCAATATACCACTGGGTATATGGAGGGAACATACACAGAAATTCTCACTGTCATGGTTCATTGCAGTTCATGCTGCTGTCCCCTTCATAGCCATGCTTAGAAAATCTGTCAGGATGCCTAAAGCTGCCATGGCCTTAACCATTGGTGCGTCTATTCTGGGTCAGGTAATTGGCTCAAGAGCTGAGCGGATTCGGATGAAAATTGTGAGTGAGACGCACATTTCAGCGTCACAAAAAGCTGGCAATGAAGATTCTACAAACTACAACTCTGACAGCATAGAGAGTTTTGCTAAATTCCATTGTGGAAATCAGCAAATGATGTCGGTGACACTTTCTAGCAAGCGTGTTAATGCAGATTCGCCTGGAACTCGAGGTAATGTCTGCTTCTGA
- the LOC130801256 gene encoding replication protein A 70 kDa DNA-binding subunit A, with amino-acid sequence MAVTLTEGAIERMCNGDHDLKPVLQVADIRLVNTQNPSNATERYRLLLSDGVHLQQGMLATQRNELVKSGLLKKGSIVQLIQSVCNVIQGRTIIIIIELEVVQETCPTIGEPMQYVNGAARATAQMPSSAAQTGVIPGNAQQSNIHPPVSGSTPRPDGPGVLQQLKLERGAQMQSYGGSAANNPIPGHYSTNSGSPMHPKPVMANDNSVNSVAARPYGSFHNAKTDFSSAPSNAYARHQQPAFQQPASMYMNRGPVTKNEAPPRIIPIAALNPYQGRWTIKARVTAKGDLRHYNNPRGEGKVFNFDLLDSDGGEIRVTCFNAVADQFYTLIEVGKVYMISKGSLKPAQKNFNHLANDHEILLDTTSIVQPCFEDDSIIPKQQFHFRPISDIENIENNGIVDVIGVVSSISPTSSIMRKNGTETQKRNLQLKDMSGRSVEVTLWGSFCNSEGQTLQNMCDNGNFPVLALKSARVYEFNGKGVGTLSTSQLFIEPDFPEAQRLKEWFDRDGKNLPSVSISRETTSLGARGDVRKTISQIKDEKLGTSEKPDYIAVCGTISFIKMDNFCYAACPVKNAERQCNKKVTNNGDGTWWCDKCDQTVNECDYRYILQLQIQDHTATTWATGFQEVGEEIMGIPAKDLYYLKNEAQDDNKVTEIARAAVFTKYIFKLKVKEETFSDEQRVKSTIMKAEKVNFVAESRHLLELMSKMKVDDSGLAQANRSGMGHVGISQPMVSGLSYGTNTGHSGRETGMHINNTSQLGNQYSGGYVSASSGVPMTCSNCGGIGHNSSNCPSVLSNPGGIMNQIPSSNNGAQCFKCQKVGHFARDCPGLNAVPPAYDAGNVGPDRYGGVQRQYVGGF; translated from the exons ATGGCGGTTACTCTAACGGAAGGGGCAATTGAAAGGATGTGTAATGGCGACCATGATTTGAAACCAGTTCTTCAAGTTGCAGACATTCGTCTTGTCAATACTCAAAACCCTAGCAATGCTACTGAAAGATATCGGCTTTTATTGTCTGATGGTGTGCATTTGCAACAAGGAATGCTTGCAACTCAGCGAAATGAACTAGTTAAATCTGGTTTGTTGAAAAAGGGTTCTATTGTTCAGTTGATTCAATCCGTTTGTAATGTCATTCAAGGCCGAAC GATCATAATTATCATTGAACTTGAAGTGGTACAAGAGACTTGTCCCACAATAGGAGAACCAATGCAATATGTGAATGGCGCTGCTAGAGCTACTGCTCAAATGCCTTCCTCTGCAGCTCAAACTGGGGTGATTCCTGGGAATGCTCAACAATCAAATATTCATCCACCAGTCTCTGGTTCCACCCCTAGACCTGATGGCCCTGGGGTTTTACAGCAGCTGAAGCTGGAACGTGGTGCTCAAATGCAATCTTATGGTGGTTCTGCTGCTAACAATCCAATTCCAGGACATTATTCAACAAATAGTGGATCTCCTATGCACCCTAAACCAGTGATGGCCAATGATAATTCTGTTAACTCTGTAGCTGCTCGTCCATACGGATCATTCCATAATGCCAAAACCGATTTCTCAAGCGCTCCTTCCAATGCTTATGCAAGGCATCAGCAACCTGCATTTCAGCAACCAGCTTCAATGTACATGAATAGGGGTCCTGTCACTAAGAATGAAGCCCCTCCTAGGATAATTCCAATTGCTGCCCTAAATCCCTACCAAGGTCGATGGACAATCAAGGCAAGGGTAACAGCAAAGGGTGACCTTCGGCACTATAATAATCCTCGTGGGGAGGGGAAAGTATTTAACTTTGATCTTTTAGACTCTGATGGTGGAGAAATTCGAGTCACCTGTTTTAATGCTGTGGCTGATCAGTTCTACACCCTGATTGAGGTTGGTAAGGTATACATGATTTCGAAAGGGAGCTTGAAACCTGCTCAGAAGAATTTCAATCATCTTGCTAATGATCATGAGATCCTTTTGGATACCACCTCTATAGTTCAACCTTGTTTTGAAGACGATAGTATAATTCCTAAACAGCAATTTCATTTCCGACCTATCAGTGACATTGAGAATATTGAGAACAATGGTATCGTGGATGTGATTGGTGTGGTATCATCAATTTCTCCAACATCCTCAATCATGAGGAAAAATGGAACCGAAACTCAGAAAAGGAATCTTCAGTTGAAGGATATGTCTGGCAGAAGTGTTGAAGTGACATTGTGGGGAAGTTTTTGTAATTCAGAAGGACAGACCTTGCAAAATATGTGTGATAATGGAAATTTTCCTGTTTTAGCTCTCAAGTCAGCAAGAGTTTATGAGTTCAATGGGAAGGGTGTGGGAACTCTTTCGACTAGTCAGTTATTTATAGAACCTGATTTTCCAGAGGCTCAGAGGCTTAAGGAATGGTTTGATCGGGATGGAAAGAACCTTCCATCAGTTTCCATATCAAGAGAGACGACAAGTTTGGGTGCTAGGGGTGATGTACGTAAGACTATATCACAGATAAAGGATGAGAAGTTGGGGACCTCTGAAAAGCCCGATTATATTGCCGTTTGTGGCACCATATCATTTATAAAGATGGACAACTTCTGTTATGCAGCATGCCCCGTCAAGAACGCTGAACGTCAATGCAACAAAAAGGTTACAAATAATGGAGATGGAACATGGTGGTGTGATAAATGTGATCAGACTGTTAATGAATGTGATTATAGGTATATTCTTCAGTTGCAGATACAGGATCATACTGCCACCACCTGGGCAACAGGGTTCCAAGAAGTTGGGGAAGAAATTATGGGCATTCCCGCCAAAGATTTGTATTATTTGAAAAATGAGGCACAAGATGATAACAAAGTTACAGAAATCGCTAGAGCAGCTGTTTTCACGAAATACATATTCAAGTTGAAAGTCAAGGAAGAGACTTTCAGTGACGAACAAAGAGTCAAGTCAACCATCATGAAAGCTGAGAAGGTGAATTTTGTTGCAGAATCCAGGCATCTTCTGGAATTAATGAGCAAAATGAAAGTCGACGATTCTGGTCTGGCACAAGCAAATAGATCTGGGATGGGTCATGTTGGAATCAGCCAGCCGATGGTTTCAGGCCTAAGTTATGGAACAAATACCGGACATTCTGGTCGAGAAACGGGCATGCATATCAACAACACAAGCCAGTTGGGGAATCAGTATAGTGGTGGGTATGTTAGTGCTTCTTCTGGGGTGCCAATGACCTGTAGTAACTGTGGGGGTATTGGCCATAATTCATCAAATTGTCCAAGTGTTCTCAGCAATCCAGGAGGCATTATGAATCAAATACCCAGCAGTAACAATGGTGCACAGTGCTTCAAATGTCAAAAAGTCGGGCATTTTGCAAGGGATTGCCCTGGATTAAATGCTGTCCCTCCAGCTTATGATGCTGGTAATGTCGGTCCTGATAGATACGGTGGCGTCCAAAGACAATATGTTGGAGGTTTCTAA